One Methylophilus sp. TWE2 DNA segment encodes these proteins:
- the recN gene encoding DNA repair protein RecN, which yields MLQALSIRDFVIVDTLELEFSAGYTALTGETGAGKSILIDALSLSLGARNEGDVTRKGCEKAEISTTFVIADNLAAQDWLQAQEMDVDDTLVLRRVIYADGRSRAFINGASATVGQLREIGETLIDIYSQNAHHSLLKVATQREILDAYAQASPLAKQVAKLYKDWSQLHQQQLAYEKNASQFADELAELRDSTRELKQLGFVSEEWQTLQQEHVRLSNGASLLSGMELSLQMMSEGDEVNALDLLSQAQTKLAELQAMDAGLQPIAENLDSAVVQLEEASRALNRYLQKSELDPERLAEVEARIQAIHGAARKFRVKPDELPELLVQQLQRVDELEGFADDGALTQQVKAAWQNYHTQAAELSGFRQQAAKKLSQTITEQMQALSLKGGQFAVALTPCEAALHGLEQVEFLVAGHAGVEPRPLNKVASGGELSRISLALQVTTASLGTVPCMIFDEVDVGIGGGVAEVVGRLLNELGQHRQVLVITHLAQVASQAQQHLQVSKSEQQGATLSRIRPLGAEERIEEIARMLGGLHITETTRSHAREMLGLIT from the coding sequence ATGCTACAAGCCCTTTCTATCCGAGACTTTGTCATTGTTGATACGCTGGAACTTGAGTTCTCAGCAGGATACACCGCGCTCACTGGTGAGACGGGTGCCGGTAAGTCCATCCTCATTGATGCTTTATCTTTAAGCCTGGGCGCACGCAACGAGGGCGATGTGACGCGCAAGGGCTGTGAAAAGGCGGAAATCTCAACGACTTTTGTTATTGCGGATAATCTCGCAGCCCAGGACTGGCTACAAGCGCAAGAAATGGACGTTGACGATACATTGGTGTTGCGACGTGTGATTTATGCCGATGGCCGTAGCCGCGCCTTTATTAATGGAGCCTCTGCAACGGTAGGCCAATTGCGCGAAATCGGCGAAACCCTCATTGATATTTATAGCCAGAATGCGCATCACTCCCTGTTGAAAGTGGCTACGCAGCGCGAGATTCTGGATGCCTATGCACAAGCGTCACCACTGGCAAAACAAGTTGCCAAATTATATAAGGACTGGTCTCAGCTACATCAGCAGCAACTGGCGTATGAGAAAAATGCCAGCCAGTTTGCGGATGAGTTAGCCGAGCTCAGGGATAGTACCCGTGAGCTCAAGCAATTAGGGTTTGTCTCTGAGGAGTGGCAAACGCTACAACAGGAGCATGTGCGTTTAAGCAATGGCGCCAGTCTGTTGAGTGGCATGGAATTAAGCCTGCAGATGATGAGCGAAGGTGATGAAGTTAATGCACTAGATCTGCTCTCGCAGGCCCAAACCAAGCTAGCCGAACTTCAGGCAATGGATGCCGGATTGCAACCGATTGCCGAAAATCTTGACTCTGCTGTCGTGCAGCTAGAAGAAGCCAGTAGGGCGCTGAATCGTTATCTGCAAAAAAGTGAACTGGATCCTGAACGCTTGGCAGAAGTTGAAGCGCGTATCCAGGCCATTCATGGTGCCGCGCGAAAATTCCGTGTGAAGCCTGATGAATTGCCAGAATTACTGGTCCAGCAATTGCAACGGGTCGATGAGTTGGAGGGCTTTGCTGATGACGGGGCTTTAACGCAGCAGGTAAAAGCGGCCTGGCAAAATTATCACACACAAGCCGCGGAGCTTTCTGGTTTCAGACAGCAGGCGGCTAAAAAACTGTCGCAAACGATTACTGAACAAATGCAGGCTTTGTCATTAAAAGGCGGCCAGTTTGCAGTGGCTTTAACACCTTGTGAAGCCGCCCTTCACGGCTTGGAGCAAGTGGAGTTTCTGGTCGCCGGTCATGCCGGCGTCGAGCCGCGCCCACTCAATAAAGTGGCCTCTGGTGGTGAATTGTCTCGTATCAGTTTGGCCTTGCAAGTAACGACTGCTTCTTTGGGCACGGTGCCGTGCATGATTTTTGATGAGGTGGATGTCGGGATTGGTGGCGGTGTTGCCGAAGTGGTTGGACGTTTGCTTAACGAATTGGGTCAGCACCGCCAGGTATTGGTGATTACGCACCTGGCACAGGTCGCCTCACAGGCGCAGCAGCATTTACAAGTGAGCAAGTCCGAGCAACAGGGTGCAACCTTGAGTCGCATTCGCCCATTGGGCGCAGAGGAGCGCATAGAAGAAATTGCCCGTATGCTGGGTGGTTTGCATATCACCGAGACCACCCGCAGTCATGCCCGGGAAATGTTAGGATTAATCACCTAG
- a CDS encoding NAD(+) kinase, whose product MQSTFRSVAIVGKYMDAIALQQMQSDLTRLAHHLLSQGLHVCIEERTAQFVEDKGFELASLDDIGSKSDLVIVMGGDGTMLSVGRALRDTGVPLIGINRGRLGFLTDLQTEHMLDDLDKILQGEHQLEARILLQSAVTRAGQVIKQTVALNDVVIKSAFRLIELEVHVDNQFVSRQRSDGLILTTPTGTTAYGLSAGGPIMHPDLEAISIVPISPHTLSYRPITVPASSVIEVIVVNAADAQISYDGQGQYPLAVGDDVRIERAPQEIRLVHPKDYCYFDMLRNKLNWG is encoded by the coding sequence ATGCAATCTACATTCCGTTCAGTCGCCATTGTTGGAAAATACATGGACGCCATCGCCTTGCAGCAAATGCAAAGTGATTTGACCCGTTTGGCACACCATTTATTGTCTCAAGGTTTACACGTTTGTATAGAAGAGCGTACTGCACAGTTTGTGGAGGATAAAGGATTTGAGCTCGCTAGCCTGGATGATATCGGTAGCAAATCTGACCTGGTGATTGTCATGGGGGGAGATGGCACCATGCTCAGCGTTGGTCGTGCATTGCGGGATACGGGTGTACCACTGATCGGCATTAACCGGGGGCGTCTCGGATTTCTGACGGATTTGCAAACCGAACATATGCTGGATGATCTGGATAAGATTTTGCAGGGTGAGCATCAGCTTGAAGCACGTATATTGTTGCAATCTGCGGTCACGCGCGCCGGGCAAGTGATTAAACAAACGGTTGCATTGAATGATGTAGTCATCAAAAGCGCTTTCCGCTTGATTGAGCTGGAGGTACATGTCGATAACCAATTCGTGTCACGCCAACGCTCTGATGGCTTGATTTTAACCACACCGACGGGGACTACAGCTTATGGTTTGTCTGCGGGCGGACCGATTATGCATCCGGATCTCGAAGCGATTTCGATCGTCCCCATCAGCCCGCATACGCTTAGTTACCGGCCAATTACCGTGCCTGCCAGTAGCGTGATTGAGGTGATTGTGGTGAATGCTGCCGATGCCCAGATCAGTTACGATGGTCAGGGCCAATATCCGCTGGCGGTGGGTGATGATGTGCGGATTGAACGTGCGCCACAGGAAATCAGGTTGGTGCACCCCAAAGATTACTGTTATTTTGATATGTTGCGCAACAAATTAAACTGGGGCTGA
- the hrcA gene encoding heat-inducible transcriptional repressor HrcA, translating into MVQNSVTATRCSKVDKRAQILLKTLVEHYISEGQPIGSRTLLQHSGLDVSPATIRNVMSDLEQLGFITSPHTSAGRIPTKKGYRLFVDSLMTVQPLDQRAVTQLKTGLTSPNPQALINSAADMLSQLTQFAGLVMTPKRTRNVLKHLEFLHLNDKKILVILVTEDGQVQNRMLFTDKIFSASELTAASNYVNSQCQGLTLEEVQAKLKQELQEVQADINRLMTAALEATSQPESSEKETVVISGERNLLQVDDLSTNVTSLRKLFEIFERRTALMQLLDHSQRADGVQIFIGGESGYLPLDECSLVTSPYEVDGQVVGTLGVIGPTRMAYERIIPIVDITAKLLSNALSN; encoded by the coding sequence ATGGTGCAAAATTCAGTCACTGCAACAAGGTGCTCAAAAGTGGACAAACGCGCGCAAATTTTACTCAAAACCCTGGTGGAACATTACATCAGCGAAGGCCAGCCCATCGGCTCACGCACCCTGCTCCAACATTCAGGCCTGGACGTCAGCCCTGCGACGATCCGCAACGTCATGAGCGACCTTGAACAATTAGGATTTATCACCAGTCCGCATACTTCTGCTGGCCGCATCCCCACCAAAAAAGGCTACCGCCTCTTTGTCGATTCGCTCATGACAGTACAACCACTGGACCAGCGCGCGGTCACGCAACTCAAAACCGGGCTTACTTCGCCCAATCCACAAGCGTTGATTAACAGTGCTGCCGACATGTTGTCGCAACTGACGCAGTTTGCAGGCCTGGTCATGACGCCCAAACGGACGCGCAATGTACTTAAACATCTGGAGTTCCTGCATTTGAATGACAAAAAAATCCTGGTGATTCTGGTGACAGAAGATGGGCAGGTGCAAAACCGCATGCTGTTCACAGACAAGATATTTAGCGCCAGCGAACTCACCGCGGCCAGCAACTATGTCAACAGCCAGTGCCAAGGTTTAACGCTGGAAGAAGTGCAGGCCAAACTCAAACAGGAGCTGCAAGAGGTCCAGGCAGATATCAATCGCCTGATGACGGCAGCGCTGGAGGCGACCAGCCAGCCAGAGTCTTCAGAAAAAGAAACCGTTGTCATCTCAGGCGAACGCAACTTATTACAAGTGGACGACCTCTCCACCAATGTCACCAGCCTGCGTAAGCTGTTTGAGATTTTTGAACGACGTACAGCCCTCATGCAGTTGCTGGATCACAGCCAACGTGCAGATGGGGTACAAATTTTCATCGGTGGCGAAAGTGGCTACCTGCCCCTGGATGAATGCAGCCTGGTCACTTCGCCCTATGAGGTGGACGGACAAGTCGTGGGCACTTTAGGCGTTATTGGCCCTACTCGCATGGCTTATGAGCGGATTATTCCTATTGTTGATATCACCGCTAAACTCTTGTCTAACGCGCTTTCAAATTAA
- a CDS encoding FxDxF family PEP-CTERM protein — translation MKKTALLIAFGLSTLFINPSYAATYEATQAGGGYIFSNSFSGSTSFDDYISFSTDGMQQVLTSISGTGDTFSLKEFNLLDENKNLVMNGTVFNSGSNLSFGFTNSIQQGSYYLQVIGESTGTNASYAGTITLANAVPEPETMALMLSGVGLIGVAGRRKMREKA, via the coding sequence ATGAAAAAAACTGCATTGTTAATAGCTTTCGGTTTAAGTACTTTATTCATTAATCCGTCCTATGCTGCGACCTATGAGGCCACTCAAGCGGGTGGAGGATATATTTTCAGTAACTCATTTAGCGGCAGCACAAGCTTCGATGATTACATTTCATTTAGCACAGATGGGATGCAACAAGTACTCACCAGCATTTCTGGCACTGGCGACACTTTTAGTCTGAAAGAATTTAACTTGCTAGATGAAAACAAAAATCTGGTGATGAATGGAACCGTATTTAACTCAGGCTCCAATCTTTCCTTTGGATTCACAAACAGCATCCAACAAGGCAGCTATTATTTGCAAGTGATTGGAGAAAGCACCGGCACGAATGCGAGCTATGCGGGTACCATTACCTTAGCGAATGCTGTTCCAGAGCCTGAGACCATGGCATTAATGCTCTCTGGAGTGGGCTTAATTGGCGTGGCAGGCCGCAGGAAAATGCGTGAAAAAGCTTAA
- a CDS encoding glycine zipper 2TM domain-containing protein — protein sequence MNNLRKGITWSILLTLFLSLSACGSMSTRGKNTAIGAGIGAVGGAILTGGSALGTVGGAAVGGVVGNQINKK from the coding sequence ATGAATAATCTTCGCAAAGGCATTACATGGTCTATCTTATTAACATTATTCCTCAGTCTTTCTGCCTGTGGCTCTATGAGTACTCGAGGTAAGAACACAGCAATCGGTGCAGGTATTGGTGCTGTAGGCGGTGCAATCTTAACCGGCGGTAGCGCACTGGGTACCGTAGGTGGTGCAGCGGTTGGCGGTGTCGTCGGCAACCAGATCAACAAGAAGTAA
- the hemH gene encoding ferrochelatase — translation MSYYEPEPAYTHGSQPKVGILLANLGTPDAPTAKALRPYLQQFLMDRRVVEIPRFIWCWILHCIILVVRPKKSAEKYASIWGKEGSPLMVYAQQQKKLLQGYLSEKINSPFAVELGMTYGNPSMKSAIESLKAQGCDRILVFPLYPQYAASSTAAALDAVWRVLLRMRNVPAIRTIKHYHDHPLYIQALASHIQAYWKQHGKPEKLVMSFHGVPKFHLLKGDPYHCECHKTARLLAEALGLKKEQYQVAFQSRFGRQEWLQPYLANTLDALGKQQLKRIDVVCPGFSSDCLETLEEIAMEGKHLFQSVGGGEYHYIPALNSEAVWIEAMRDIALEHLQGWVSNDFNQMQAEAELKATRERALELGAGR, via the coding sequence ATGAGTTATTACGAACCTGAGCCTGCTTACACCCACGGCAGCCAACCAAAAGTGGGAATCCTGTTAGCCAACCTCGGTACGCCAGATGCACCGACAGCCAAAGCATTACGCCCTTATTTGCAACAGTTCCTCATGGACAGGCGTGTGGTTGAAATTCCACGCTTTATCTGGTGCTGGATTTTGCATTGCATTATCCTTGTAGTCCGCCCGAAAAAATCTGCCGAAAAATACGCCAGCATCTGGGGCAAAGAAGGCTCTCCCCTGATGGTGTACGCCCAGCAGCAAAAGAAACTGCTTCAAGGCTACCTGTCAGAAAAAATTAACTCGCCTTTTGCCGTTGAACTGGGCATGACTTATGGCAACCCCAGTATGAAAAGCGCCATAGAATCACTCAAAGCGCAAGGCTGTGACCGCATCCTGGTATTCCCGCTCTACCCGCAATATGCCGCCAGCAGCACCGCTGCTGCGCTAGACGCCGTGTGGCGCGTGCTGCTTAGAATGCGTAATGTACCCGCCATCCGCACCATTAAGCACTACCACGACCATCCTCTCTATATTCAGGCGCTGGCCAGCCATATCCAGGCGTACTGGAAGCAACATGGCAAACCCGAAAAACTGGTCATGAGTTTTCACGGCGTACCGAAATTCCACCTGCTCAAAGGTGATCCCTACCACTGCGAATGCCACAAAACTGCGCGCTTGCTGGCAGAAGCTTTGGGCTTAAAAAAAGAACAATACCAAGTTGCGTTCCAGTCCCGCTTTGGCCGCCAGGAATGGCTGCAGCCTTACCTCGCCAACACACTGGATGCCTTAGGCAAACAGCAACTCAAACGCATAGATGTCGTCTGCCCTGGCTTTAGCAGCGACTGCCTGGAAACGCTAGAAGAGATTGCCATGGAAGGCAAACACTTGTTCCAGTCAGTCGGTGGTGGCGAGTACCACTACATCCCGGCGCTAAATAGCGAAGCGGTTTGGATTGAAGCGATGCGAGATATTGCGTTGGAACATTTGCAGGGTTGGGTGAGTAATGATTTTAATCAGATGCAAGCTGAGGCTGAACTAAAAGCAACTAGGGAACGCGCTTTGGAGTTAGGTGCTGGACGCTAG
- the rfaD gene encoding ADP-glyceromanno-heptose 6-epimerase, with translation MIIITGGAGMIGSIMAWHLNNKLGRQDLVIVDRITHENQWQNLVHRHYAEYLDKDQLFEFLEENDGITAVIHMGAISATTERDFNKLVADNMHYSQDLWSWCTEYEVPFFYASSAATYGGGEQGYDDASIENLRPLNGYGYSKHFFDQWVMQQVAQKQATPPAWAGFKFFNVYGPNEYHKERMASVAYHTFNQFSETGTMRLFKGTNPGVEDGMQLRDFVYVKDVADVMGFFLEAALKNKPVANAIYNIGTGQARSFKDLATNVMTSMGREPNITYIDMPQDLQGKYQYFTQAEMKKLRDAGYKKPFTTLEEGVKDYVQNYLLQDDPYA, from the coding sequence ATGATCATTATCACCGGTGGTGCAGGCATGATTGGTTCTATCATGGCCTGGCATTTGAACAACAAGCTGGGTCGACAAGACCTGGTGATTGTTGACCGCATCACGCATGAAAACCAGTGGCAAAACCTGGTACACCGCCACTATGCCGAATATCTGGATAAAGACCAGCTGTTTGAATTCCTGGAAGAGAATGACGGCATCACGGCGGTGATTCATATGGGGGCGATCAGCGCGACCACCGAGCGTGACTTTAACAAGCTGGTGGCAGATAACATGCATTACTCGCAGGATTTGTGGTCCTGGTGTACTGAGTATGAAGTGCCGTTTTTCTATGCCAGTTCTGCCGCGACTTATGGGGGTGGCGAACAAGGTTATGATGATGCCAGCATTGAGAACCTGCGCCCTTTGAATGGTTATGGTTATTCCAAGCATTTTTTTGACCAGTGGGTAATGCAGCAGGTGGCACAAAAACAGGCGACACCTCCAGCATGGGCCGGATTCAAGTTTTTTAATGTCTATGGGCCGAACGAATACCATAAAGAGCGCATGGCCAGCGTGGCATATCACACGTTTAACCAGTTTAGCGAAACCGGCACCATGCGCCTGTTTAAAGGCACCAATCCTGGCGTGGAAGATGGCATGCAGTTACGTGACTTTGTCTATGTGAAAGATGTGGCCGATGTGATGGGTTTCTTCCTCGAAGCGGCATTGAAAAACAAACCTGTGGCCAATGCGATTTACAACATAGGCACCGGCCAGGCACGTAGCTTTAAAGACTTGGCAACGAACGTGATGACCAGCATGGGCCGCGAACCCAACATCACTTACATTGACATGCCGCAAGACTTACAGGGCAAATATCAGTACTTTACGCAGGCAGAGATGAAAAAACTGCGCGATGCAGGTTATAAAAAGCCATTTACTACACTGGAAGAAGGCGTAAAGGACTACGTGCAGAACTATTTGCTGCAGGATGACCCTTACGCATAA
- the gmhA gene encoding D-sedoheptulose 7-phosphate isomerase, which translates to MNNIEYLKGEHAAHMAMFQALESLFPLISEVGNLLRDCIQRGGKVLLCGNGGSAADSQHIAAEIVGRFKKERKGLPSIALTTDTSILTSVGNDYGYDYIFARQVEALCRPEDILIGLTTSGNSANVVRAIETANEIGATTIGMTGGSGGKMNTLCKHNIVVPSSVTARIQEAHIFIGHCLCEILES; encoded by the coding sequence ATGAATAATATTGAATACCTTAAAGGTGAACATGCTGCCCATATGGCGATGTTCCAGGCCCTGGAATCCTTATTCCCGTTGATCAGTGAAGTTGGCAACCTGCTGCGCGATTGTATCCAGCGCGGCGGCAAGGTGTTGTTGTGCGGTAACGGCGGCAGTGCGGCAGATAGTCAGCATATTGCGGCCGAGATTGTTGGCCGCTTTAAGAAAGAGCGTAAAGGATTGCCGTCTATCGCCCTGACGACGGATACGTCCATCCTCACTTCAGTGGGAAACGATTATGGCTATGACTATATTTTTGCGCGCCAGGTGGAGGCTTTGTGCCGTCCGGAAGATATATTGATTGGCTTGACTACTAGTGGCAATAGCGCGAATGTGGTCCGCGCCATTGAGACCGCCAATGAAATCGGCGCAACCACCATAGGTATGACCGGTGGCAGCGGTGGCAAAATGAATACCTTGTGCAAACACAACATTGTGGTCCCTTCCAGCGTCACGGCCCGTATTCAGGAGGCACACATTTTTATCGGCCACTGCCTGTGTGAGATTCTGGAATCCTGA
- the hldE gene encoding bifunctional D-glycero-beta-D-manno-heptose-7-phosphate kinase/D-glycero-beta-D-manno-heptose 1-phosphate adenylyltransferase HldE: MNPIIAKLVPHFGETQQHALVIGDVMLDRYLMGEVNRISPEAPVPVVLIKSEQQRAGGAANVAANLVLLGIQTRMVGLIGNDNEGQRLLAAMSEYGINTQAMITTPSRPTIAKTRILGGHQQMMRLDQEIASELTVTEASQVMQAIQTALQQQPALIILSDYAKGLLTEAVCQQVIAYGRTHNIPVLVDPKGRNYDKYRGATALTPNKKETAEACDTQVNDAALIEKASRLKAALALDFLAVTRGEEGITLIAEQTSHLSATAKQVFDVSGAGDTVIATLAAGLMHGLNALDSLSLANIAAGVVVGKVGTVPITKVDLIDAIATAQGSEQAHKVSELPDLLHKVASWKQQGQKIVFTNGCFDLLHAGHVTYLEGAKKRGDRLILGLNTDRSVSALKGPTRPVVNEQDRARVLAALESIDAVILFDEDTPLNLINAIKPDVIAKGSDYTADQVVGGQEVLSWGGEIALIDLVEGRSTTNLIKKMHA, translated from the coding sequence ATGAATCCTATCATTGCTAAACTTGTTCCGCATTTTGGTGAAACCCAACAGCATGCACTGGTGATTGGCGATGTGATGCTGGATCGCTACCTGATGGGTGAAGTGAACCGGATTTCTCCGGAGGCTCCAGTGCCGGTGGTACTGATTAAATCAGAACAACAACGTGCAGGCGGTGCCGCCAATGTGGCTGCGAACCTGGTATTGCTAGGGATACAGACGCGCATGGTAGGCCTGATTGGCAATGATAATGAGGGTCAGCGATTGCTGGCAGCTATGTCAGAGTATGGCATCAACACCCAAGCCATGATCACCACCCCTTCACGCCCAACCATCGCAAAAACCCGTATTCTGGGTGGGCATCAGCAAATGATGCGCCTGGATCAGGAGATTGCTTCCGAGCTCACGGTGACTGAAGCCAGTCAGGTAATGCAAGCGATCCAGACGGCCTTGCAGCAGCAACCTGCGCTGATCATTTTATCGGATTACGCGAAAGGACTGCTCACTGAAGCAGTCTGCCAGCAAGTGATTGCGTATGGCCGCACACACAATATTCCGGTACTGGTTGACCCTAAAGGGCGCAACTACGATAAATACCGTGGCGCGACTGCCCTGACCCCAAACAAAAAAGAAACGGCTGAAGCATGTGACACTCAGGTAAATGATGCCGCCTTGATTGAGAAGGCGAGTAGGCTCAAAGCCGCGTTGGCTTTAGACTTTTTAGCAGTCACGCGCGGCGAAGAAGGTATTACGCTGATTGCAGAGCAAACCAGCCATCTGAGTGCAACAGCCAAACAGGTGTTTGATGTGTCTGGCGCTGGTGATACTGTCATTGCCACATTGGCCGCTGGATTAATGCATGGCTTAAACGCGCTCGATAGCCTATCACTGGCGAATATTGCTGCCGGGGTGGTTGTCGGCAAAGTGGGTACGGTACCAATCACCAAAGTCGACTTGATAGATGCCATCGCGACGGCGCAAGGCAGCGAGCAGGCGCATAAGGTAAGCGAATTACCCGATCTGTTGCATAAAGTAGCCTCCTGGAAACAGCAGGGGCAGAAAATTGTATTCACCAATGGCTGCTTTGATTTATTGCATGCAGGACATGTGACATACCTCGAAGGTGCAAAAAAACGTGGTGACCGGCTGATTCTCGGCCTGAACACCGATCGCTCGGTGTCTGCGCTCAAAGGCCCCACCCGCCCAGTGGTCAACGAACAAGACCGTGCACGGGTACTGGCAGCCCTGGAATCTATAGACGCGGTCATATTGTTTGATGAAGACACGCCACTCAACCTGATCAATGCAATCAAGCCTGATGTGATTGCCAAAGGCAGCGACTATACAGCCGACCAGGTAGTAGGTGGCCAGGAAGTGCTCTCCTGGGGCGGTGAGATTGCCCTGATTGACCTGGTAGAAGGCCGGAGCACCACTAACCTGATCAAAAAAATGCACGCATGA